The stretch of DNA CGCTGATCTGGCCCTGATTCGCAGGTAACCACCAACCGTTGGTTCAGCTTTTCTAGCGGACAGCAGTCAGGTAGCGATCGCTCGGCTTTCCGCCTATTCGTTCCGTTCCTTGACATTGTCTTCCTTTCTACGAGGCAAGCCATCTCTCTTTGGCTTGGTGCGTTTCAATAAAGCTAGAAGTGCTCAATCGAATTTGGAAGTGCTGCCGGGCTTATTGTTGTTCACTTGAGTCAGGTTGCGTAGCAGGTTTTTATGCACTTGAAACAGGTCGATACGCCAGCCTGCCAGTACTGCTGCGGCCGGCTAGTTCGTTATAGCCCACGCGCTGAAATGATCGGCGTGTGAGAAGGGCGGCGAGACATGTGAGAACACGGGGTCTTCTGAGGCTAAGATGAGCGCCCGCTTGATGCGGAGGGAAATTCAGCATCATGCTTACTTGCCAAATTTTAGCGAGTTGTCCTTAGGATCTTCGAAGTCATAGTAGTTCAGGAGATCCTCTAGACGGTCGCCGTTGTAGAGGTATTCGTCGAAGTCTTCATTGCAAAGCAAGCTACCCCAAAAGCCACCCATCGGCTTTTTCAGCTCCTCGAACATTTCCAAACGCAGCGTGCGGGCGGGGCGATAACTGAGGCCAACAAGCTCAGCGAAGCGATTGATCGTTTGGATGTGTGGTTTGTTGCCCGCCATAGTTTCAATAATAAACTCAGCTCCCTTGAAGCAACCAAGTAACGAAGCCCGCTTTCCGTACATCCGGCTGACGGATCTGCCTGTGTATTGGTGTCGACAATTCGGACACTCATATTTTCGTCGCGTCTTAATAATCCAGATGTCACCTTCGAAATCACACTTCGGGCATCGATACCCCAGCTTCCAGATCGTTTGGAATAGGACTTCCTCACAGTCTTCTTCCGTCAAGTATCGATCGGCAACTTTGCCCGGTTGGAGATTTGCGCTTAGGCCACGCCAGTGCTGGATATCAACTTCATCATCACTAATCCGAAGCATTACAGTGTTTTCCCCGCAAAAGTCACGAAAGACAGAGGCATATGCCGCATCGGGCCTGAGGAACGGGTGATTTCGGCAAGGCTTTGAGGCTTGCAAATCCCGCGGTTGCGCTTCTGGAGAGACCAATTTGAGGTTTCGGCAAACATACGTTTGTTTTCATCCCTTAGAAGTTCAACTCGTCATCAGATAATTTAACTTGCGCCGTCTGCAAAGGCGGGTTCAGCACATACTCGACCGCGCCCTCACGCGTTGCAAACCTGCCCCAAGATTTGGGGCGGGTATCCGTCGGTCCGATGTAAAATATCTCGCGACTCTCTCCTGTTTCGGCAATCCAAGGCTGTCTCACCCAAACGCGTTCGGCCTGGCTCTCCCAGCGCCGGATCGGGTCAATGTGGTCCATGAACGGCGGCTGCAGTGGATTTATCGGGATCCCCTGGATCTCCGCAACTGCGAATATCGGCCCTTCTTTGGTGTCGATCCTGATCATCTCATGGCTTCTCGCCAGACCCGTTCTCTCGGTAGCAGACCTCCGCGTCGTCGCGATCTCGCCCGAAATCCACATCTTTGTCGGCTTCTGATATCTTCTTCCTTTGCAGGATGGAAGAAAGCACCCTAACCTATGGCAAAGGATGCGAGAGATGCCTCAGCAGCAATCGAAACCGGCCAACCTGAACCTGAAGATCACCGAGGACGAGCGGTGGGCCTTCAAGGAGTTCTGCGTCAGCCAACGGATGAGTCAGGTGGATGGATTCCGCCTCGCGTTCAAGCTGATGAAAGAGCACTTCGAAGCAGAAGACAAGGAAGCCCCTCAAGGGCCA from Tateyamaria omphalii encodes:
- a CDS encoding transposase, with the translated sequence MLRISDDEVDIQHWRGLSANLQPGKVADRYLTEEDCEEVLFQTIWKLGYRCPKCDFEGDIWIIKTRRKYECPNCRHQYTGRSVSRMYGKRASLLGCFKGAEFIIETMAGNKPHIQTINRFAELVGLSYRPARTLRLEMFEELKKPMGGFWGSLLCNEDFDEYLYNGDRLEDLLNYYDFEDPKDNSLKFGK